The following proteins are encoded in a genomic region of Mycobacterium kiyosense:
- a CDS encoding putative membrane protein, MmpL family: MSEHRAPRPFLPRAVRALAIPIIVFWALIAVTTNTFVPQVERVAEELAGPMVPHYAPSQRAMLRIGEKFHESTSTSMTMIVLEADRPLGDVDHHYYDDLMRRLKQDTSHVQYVMDLWGKPITAAGAQSVDGKAAYVLLRLAGDIGQMQANQSVSAVKQIVAHDTPPPGLKVYVSGPAPLASDTVTIANASLNDITIVTIILIIVMLLLVYRSVSTLLVPLAGVLIEMLVAKGVVATLGHLGYIELSSFAVNIVVALTLGAGTDYGIFLMGRYHEARRAGEDREEAFYTAYRGVTPIIIGSGLTIAGACFCLSFARLNYFHTMGPAVAISMLLTIAAALTLGPAVLTVGSLFGLFDPRRQAQAKLYRRIGTSVVRWPVPILVASTAVVMFGAVFVPTYRVNYDDRQYQPSDGPANQGFAAADRHFSKSKLFSEMLMVETDHDMRNSADFISLDRVAKSLIRLPGVAMVQSITRPMGRPLEHATLPYLFTTQGSGNGQQLPFNRQQNANTDQQAQIQANTVEVLDRTIGLLQKMADEMHSTVLTMEDMKKVTEQLNQELSNLDDFFRPLRSYFYWERHCFDIPVCWAFRSLFDALDGIDKMAADIKDAVASLEVIDKLLPQMISQMKIMRDDTEALQALLVNSYGSADLQAIQTDQTFDDMINVGIDFDRARSDDFFYIPREGFDNEDVKTGMTLMMSPDGKAARFIVTHEGNAMGPEGVQHVEQFAGAITTVLKETSLAGARVYIGGSGSNDKDIKQYAASDLLIAAIAAFVLIFLIMMFLTRSLVAALVIPGTVAFSYAGAFGLSVLVWQHLIGLHLHWLVLPLTFIILVAVGSDYNLLLIARVKEEVHAGLNTGLIRALGSTGAVVTSAGLVFAFTMLAMLSSDLRSIGQVGSTVCIGLLLDTLVVRSFVVPCLLRIMGPWFWWPTLVRSRPVPPLPPSHPPPPRPRPRP; encoded by the coding sequence ATGAGTGAGCACCGGGCGCCTCGGCCGTTCCTGCCGCGGGCGGTCCGGGCACTGGCGATCCCGATCATCGTCTTCTGGGCGCTGATCGCCGTCACCACCAATACCTTTGTGCCCCAGGTCGAACGGGTCGCCGAAGAACTCGCCGGGCCGATGGTCCCGCATTACGCGCCGTCGCAACGGGCGATGCTGCGCATCGGTGAAAAGTTCCACGAATCCACCTCGACCAGTATGACCATGATCGTCTTAGAAGCCGACCGGCCGCTGGGCGACGTGGACCACCACTACTACGACGACTTGATGCGCCGTCTCAAGCAGGACACCAGCCATGTGCAGTACGTGATGGACCTGTGGGGCAAGCCGATCACCGCGGCGGGCGCCCAGAGCGTGGACGGCAAAGCGGCTTACGTGTTGCTGCGCCTCGCCGGCGACATCGGGCAGATGCAAGCAAATCAGTCGGTCTCCGCGGTGAAACAGATTGTCGCGCACGATACTCCGCCGCCCGGGCTCAAGGTCTACGTCAGTGGCCCGGCCCCGCTGGCTTCCGACACCGTGACGATCGCGAATGCCAGCCTGAACGACATCACCATCGTGACGATCATCCTGATCATCGTGATGCTGTTGCTGGTGTACCGGTCGGTGTCCACGCTGCTGGTCCCGCTGGCCGGCGTGCTGATCGAGATGCTGGTCGCCAAGGGGGTGGTCGCGACGCTCGGCCATCTCGGATACATCGAACTGTCCTCGTTCGCGGTGAACATCGTCGTCGCGCTGACCCTGGGCGCGGGCACCGACTACGGCATCTTCCTGATGGGCCGCTATCACGAGGCACGGCGCGCCGGCGAAGACCGGGAAGAGGCGTTCTACACGGCCTACCGGGGTGTCACACCCATCATCATCGGCTCCGGGCTGACGATCGCCGGGGCGTGTTTCTGCCTGAGTTTCGCCCGGCTCAACTACTTTCACACCATGGGCCCGGCGGTGGCCATCTCGATGCTGCTGACCATCGCGGCGGCGCTGACCCTGGGCCCGGCCGTGTTGACGGTAGGCAGCCTGTTCGGGCTGTTCGATCCGCGGCGCCAGGCTCAGGCGAAACTGTATCGGCGGATCGGGACCAGTGTGGTGCGGTGGCCGGTGCCGATCCTGGTGGCCAGCACCGCTGTTGTCATGTTCGGGGCGGTGTTCGTGCCGACCTACCGGGTCAACTACGACGACCGCCAATACCAGCCGTCCGACGGCCCTGCCAACCAGGGCTTCGCCGCGGCGGATCGGCACTTCTCCAAGAGCAAACTGTTCTCCGAGATGTTGATGGTCGAGACGGATCACGACATGCGGAACTCGGCCGATTTCATCTCACTGGACCGGGTGGCCAAGAGCCTGATCCGACTGCCCGGCGTGGCCATGGTGCAGAGCATCACCCGGCCGATGGGACGTCCGCTCGAGCACGCGACGCTGCCCTACCTGTTCACCACCCAAGGCAGCGGCAACGGCCAACAGCTGCCATTCAACCGTCAGCAGAACGCGAATACCGATCAGCAGGCCCAAATCCAGGCGAACACCGTCGAAGTGCTGGACCGCACCATCGGGCTGCTGCAGAAGATGGCCGACGAGATGCACTCGACCGTGCTCACCATGGAGGACATGAAGAAGGTCACCGAACAGCTCAACCAGGAGCTGTCCAACCTCGACGACTTCTTCCGGCCTCTTCGCTCGTATTTCTATTGGGAGCGGCACTGTTTCGACATTCCGGTGTGCTGGGCGTTCAGGTCGCTGTTCGACGCGCTCGACGGCATCGACAAGATGGCCGCCGATATCAAGGACGCCGTGGCTTCCCTGGAGGTCATCGATAAGCTGCTGCCACAGATGATCTCGCAGATGAAGATCATGCGCGACGACACCGAGGCGCTGCAGGCGCTGCTGGTCAACAGCTACGGATCGGCGGATCTGCAAGCCATCCAGACCGACCAGACCTTCGACGACATGATCAACGTCGGAATCGACTTCGACCGGGCCCGCAGCGACGACTTCTTCTACATCCCCCGGGAGGGATTCGACAACGAAGACGTCAAAACCGGTATGACGCTGATGATGTCGCCCGACGGCAAGGCCGCCCGGTTCATCGTCACCCACGAGGGCAACGCGATGGGCCCCGAAGGGGTACAGCACGTCGAACAGTTCGCCGGGGCCATCACCACGGTGCTCAAAGAGACTTCGCTGGCCGGAGCGCGGGTCTACATCGGCGGCTCGGGCTCCAACGACAAGGACATCAAGCAGTACGCCGCGTCGGATCTGCTGATCGCGGCGATCGCCGCCTTCGTGCTGATCTTCTTGATCATGATGTTTCTGACGCGAAGTCTGGTGGCCGCCTTGGTGATTCCCGGTACCGTCGCCTTCTCCTACGCCGGGGCGTTCGGGCTGTCGGTGTTGGTCTGGCAGCACCTGATCGGGCTGCACCTGCACTGGCTGGTGTTGCCGCTGACGTTCATCATCCTGGTCGCGGTGGGTTCGGACTACAACCTGTTGCTGATCGCCCGCGTCAAGGAGGAGGTGCACGCCGGGTTGAACACCGGCCTGATCCGCGCGCTGGGCAGTACCGGTGCGGTGGTGACGTCGGCGGGACTGGTGTTCGCGTTCACCATGCTCGCGATGCTCAGCAGCGATCTGCGCAGCATCGGCCAGGTGGGTTCCACGGTGTGTATCGGCCTGCTGCTCGACACGCTGGTGGTGCGCTCGTTCGTGGTGCCGTGCCTGCTGCGGATCATGGGGCCGTGGTTCTGGTGGCCCACCCTGGTGCGGTCCCGGCCCGTCCCGCCTCTTCCACCCAGCCACCCACCTCCGCCTCGGCCTCGGCCTCGGCCGTGA
- a CDS encoding putative conserved membrane protein, MmpS, whose translation MRMENRVSSRPTGRTLLARAWMPLVAVVAIGVGALCMWKVHEFSAPPPVITVLGQQAPEQTTRKEMTYELFGNVGDGGMLVYVDVESHPHRLDLNTLPWSHTETTTLTVVSGSISAQVRGGQIGCRIRVNDVVRDEQSDTHQDAHVTCRVKSA comes from the coding sequence GTGCGGATGGAGAATCGGGTGAGTAGTCGACCGACCGGCAGGACCTTGTTGGCGCGAGCCTGGATGCCGTTGGTCGCCGTCGTCGCGATCGGCGTCGGGGCGCTGTGCATGTGGAAGGTGCACGAATTCTCCGCTCCCCCTCCGGTCATCACCGTCCTGGGGCAGCAAGCGCCGGAGCAGACCACCCGCAAGGAAATGACCTACGAGTTGTTCGGCAACGTCGGCGACGGCGGAATGCTCGTCTATGTCGACGTCGAAAGCCACCCGCACCGGCTTGACCTGAATACGCTGCCCTGGTCGCACACCGAGACGACGACGCTGACCGTCGTTTCCGGCAGCATCTCGGCACAGGTTCGTGGCGGTCAGATCGGGTGCCGAATAAGGGTGAACGACGTCGTGCGCGACGAACAGTCCGATACCCACCAGGACGCCCATGTCACCTGCCGGGTGAAATCCGCATGA
- the mbtA gene encoding 2,3-dihydroxybenzoate-AMP ligase yields MPPRSTCPSHPSESPALDGFVPFPPERAAAYRAAGYWTDRTVDDLLTQAAETWPHHPAVVDAHHRHTYAELDRLADRAAAGLAALGIEPGDRVLLALPNSCRFAEALFGVLRAGAIPVMCLPGHRLAELSHFAEVSDAVALIVADTVGGFDYRPMAQTLVATQPSLRHVVVDGHPGPFLAWATLPDGDVPQVVPDPGSPALLLVSGGTTGTPKLIPRTHHDYVYNATASAALCRLTHDDVYLVALPAAHNFPLACPGLLGALSAGATIVFADDPSPEAAFATIDRHGVTVTALVPALARLWAQACDWEPVTPQTLRLLQVGGSKLEPEDAAEVRARLTAGLQQVFGMAEGLLNFTRLDDPPETLERTQGRPLSPADELRIVDADGAPVAAGAEGELLVRGPYTINGYFRAGRDNERSFDPDGFYRSGDLVRLRADGNLVVTGRVKDVICRAGETISALDLEEHLLSHPAVWSVAAVPLPDPALGEKICAAVVFAGAPVTKSELNAHLEQRGVASHVRIDQLAALPALPTTAIGKVDKKAIIRTVG; encoded by the coding sequence GTGCCGCCACGTTCTACCTGCCCGTCCCACCCGTCTGAAAGCCCCGCTCTGGACGGCTTCGTCCCGTTTCCGCCCGAGCGGGCCGCCGCCTACCGGGCCGCCGGCTATTGGACCGACCGGACGGTGGACGACCTGCTCACCCAGGCCGCGGAGACCTGGCCGCACCACCCCGCCGTCGTCGATGCGCACCACCGCCATACCTACGCTGAGCTGGACCGGCTCGCCGACCGTGCGGCGGCCGGCCTGGCGGCGCTGGGCATCGAACCCGGCGACCGGGTGCTGCTCGCGCTACCCAATTCATGCCGGTTCGCCGAGGCGCTGTTCGGAGTGCTGCGCGCCGGCGCCATCCCGGTGATGTGCCTGCCGGGACACCGGCTGGCCGAGCTGAGTCATTTCGCGGAGGTCAGCGACGCGGTAGCGCTGATCGTCGCCGACACCGTGGGCGGGTTCGACTACCGACCGATGGCCCAGACGCTCGTCGCCACCCAGCCGTCGCTGCGGCACGTCGTGGTCGACGGGCATCCCGGCCCGTTCCTGGCCTGGGCGACGCTGCCGGACGGGGACGTTCCGCAGGTCGTCCCCGACCCTGGCTCCCCGGCGCTGCTGCTGGTGTCCGGCGGCACCACCGGCACCCCGAAACTGATCCCACGCACCCACCACGACTACGTGTACAACGCCACCGCCAGCGCGGCACTCTGCCGGCTCACCCACGACGACGTCTATCTGGTCGCGCTACCGGCGGCACACAACTTTCCGTTGGCCTGCCCCGGCCTCCTCGGCGCGCTAAGCGCCGGCGCCACAATCGTTTTCGCCGACGACCCCAGCCCCGAAGCCGCGTTCGCCACCATCGACCGGCACGGCGTCACCGTCACCGCGCTGGTGCCGGCACTGGCCAGACTCTGGGCGCAGGCCTGCGACTGGGAACCCGTCACACCACAAACGTTGCGGCTGTTGCAGGTCGGCGGTTCCAAGCTGGAACCCGAGGACGCCGCCGAAGTGCGCGCGAGGCTGACCGCGGGCCTGCAGCAGGTGTTCGGGATGGCCGAGGGACTGCTCAACTTCACCCGCCTCGACGACCCGCCCGAAACGCTCGAGCGCACCCAGGGCCGGCCGTTGAGCCCTGCCGACGAACTGCGCATCGTCGATGCCGACGGAGCGCCCGTGGCCGCCGGCGCCGAAGGCGAACTGTTGGTGCGCGGCCCGTACACCATCAACGGCTACTTCCGTGCCGGGCGAGACAACGAACGTTCCTTCGACCCGGACGGCTTCTACCGCAGCGGCGACCTGGTTCGGCTCCGCGCCGACGGCAACCTGGTGGTCACCGGGCGGGTCAAAGACGTAATCTGCCGCGCCGGTGAGACCATTTCGGCGCTGGACCTCGAAGAGCACCTGCTCAGCCACCCGGCCGTCTGGTCGGTCGCGGCGGTGCCGCTGCCCGACCCGGCTCTCGGTGAAAAAATCTGCGCCGCAGTTGTTTTCGCAGGCGCTCCGGTGACGAAGTCGGAGCTCAACGCCCACCTCGAGCAGCGCGGCGTCGCTTCGCACGTACGAATCGACCAGCTGGCCGCGCTACCGGCGCTGCCCACCACCGCGATCGGCAAGGTCGACAAGAAGGCGATCATCCGCACCGTGGGCTGA